In a genomic window of Variovorax paradoxus:
- a CDS encoding pilus assembly protein: MSPRVRASRGFSLIVVLMLLLVVSVLGLAAAQNALLGERIARHDRDTEVAFQAAEAALLDAERDLLGPNDHAARRLCLFDGRDVSAFVADCAGTGARLGLCAAAPVGAKPAWTQVDFNADAGPSVAYGRFTGQVYATGAGGLSVRAPRYVVEALRSRGGGAQGVLHSASAATATHVFRVTAIGYGPREETRVLLQTTLAKPSASPGCAGASSSSS, from the coding sequence ATGAGCCCGCGCGTGCGTGCCTCGCGCGGCTTCTCGCTGATCGTCGTGCTGATGCTGCTGCTCGTGGTGTCGGTGCTCGGCCTTGCCGCGGCACAGAACGCATTGCTCGGCGAACGCATCGCGCGCCACGACCGCGACACCGAGGTGGCGTTCCAGGCGGCCGAGGCCGCGCTGCTCGATGCCGAGCGCGACTTGCTCGGGCCCAACGATCATGCGGCCCGGCGGCTGTGCCTGTTCGATGGCCGCGATGTCTCGGCCTTCGTTGCCGATTGCGCCGGCACCGGTGCACGGCTGGGGCTTTGCGCGGCCGCACCGGTGGGCGCGAAGCCGGCGTGGACGCAGGTCGATTTCAACGCCGATGCCGGGCCGTCGGTGGCCTATGGCCGTTTTACGGGGCAGGTCTATGCCACCGGTGCCGGTGGCCTGTCGGTGCGGGCGCCGCGCTATGTCGTCGAAGCCCTGCGCAGCCGGGGCGGCGGAGCGCAGGGCGTGCTGCACAGCGCGAGCGCGGCCACCGCGACGCATGTCTTCCGCGTCACCGCCATCGGCTACGGACCGCGCGAGGAGACGCGCGTGCTGCTGCAGACCACGCTGGCCAAGCCGTCGGCGAGTCCCGGCTGTGCCGGCGCTTCCTCTTCGTCCTCCTGA
- the pilV gene encoding type IV pilus modification protein PilV: protein MSNRSARAGMGFSLVEVLVSIALLSLGLLGAAAMLLQAVRASGEAANFGAALNLVRELSEKTRLNRALAGRRDAANGYLVASWTAASAMGETGGTDCAAAGVACKPEALAHWDMQAWKHRAAKALPGARVTVCFDGNPWNEASGAHAWVCEADGPLLVVKLGWLPRNASEAQRRAAASAPPRLVMPLMAEPASEGARGD from the coding sequence ATGTCGAATCGATCGGCGCGCGCCGGCATGGGCTTCTCGCTCGTGGAGGTGCTGGTGTCCATCGCGCTGCTGAGCCTGGGGCTGCTCGGCGCGGCGGCCATGCTGCTGCAGGCGGTGCGCGCGAGTGGCGAGGCCGCGAACTTCGGCGCGGCGCTGAACCTGGTGCGCGAGCTGTCGGAGAAGACGCGGCTCAACCGGGCCTTGGCCGGGCGGCGCGATGCGGCGAATGGCTACCTCGTGGCGAGCTGGACCGCAGCATCCGCCATGGGCGAGACCGGCGGCACCGATTGCGCGGCGGCCGGCGTCGCCTGCAAGCCCGAGGCGCTCGCGCACTGGGACATGCAGGCCTGGAAGCACCGCGCCGCGAAGGCCCTGCCGGGCGCGCGCGTCACGGTCTGCTTCGACGGCAATCCATGGAACGAGGCATCGGGCGCCCATGCCTGGGTCTGCGAGGCCGATGGACCGTTGCTGGTCGTCAAGCTCGGCTGGTTGCCGCGCAATGCGAGCGAGGCGCAGCGCCGCGCGGCTGCGTCGGCACCGCCGCGGCTTGTGATGCCGCTGATGGCCGAGCCGGCCAGCGAAGGGGCGCGCGGTGACTGA
- the ribD gene encoding bifunctional diaminohydroxyphosphoribosylaminopyrimidine deaminase/5-amino-6-(5-phosphoribosylamino)uracil reductase RibD, which produces MPSPEHDAQHMTSALRLAASALLITDPNPRVGCVIADAQGRVLGQGHTQKAGGPHAEVMALRDAAAQGHSVAGATAYVTLEPCAHHGRTGPCCDALIAAGIGRVVASLADPNPLVAGQGFERLRAAGVAVEVGPGAEEARELNIGFLSRMVRKTPWVRMKVAASLDGRTGLANGVSQWITAEAARADGHAWRARASAVLTGVGTVLEDNPRLDVRLVETPRQPHLVIVDSHLQTPPDAHLFIAGRAVWIYAAARDEARAAALEARGATVSCLPNAHGKVDLGAMLRDLAARGVNELHVESGHKLNGSLLREGCVDELLVYLAPKLIGSGLDIASQIHADGPLVSLAGALPLEFRSADRIGPDLRIVARVAGRDAF; this is translated from the coding sequence ATGCCCTCCCCCGAACACGACGCGCAGCACATGACGAGCGCCCTGCGCCTGGCCGCGTCGGCGCTGCTGATCACCGACCCGAACCCGCGCGTGGGCTGCGTGATCGCCGATGCGCAGGGCCGCGTGCTCGGCCAGGGCCACACGCAGAAGGCCGGCGGCCCGCATGCCGAGGTGATGGCGCTGCGCGATGCGGCGGCACAGGGGCATTCGGTCGCGGGCGCCACCGCCTACGTCACGCTCGAACCCTGCGCCCACCATGGCCGCACCGGTCCGTGCTGCGACGCGCTGATCGCGGCCGGCATCGGCCGCGTGGTCGCCTCGCTCGCCGATCCGAATCCGCTGGTCGCGGGCCAGGGCTTCGAGCGGCTGCGCGCGGCCGGCGTGGCGGTCGAGGTGGGTCCGGGCGCCGAGGAAGCGCGCGAACTCAATATCGGTTTTCTCTCGCGCATGGTCCGCAAGACACCCTGGGTGCGCATGAAGGTCGCGGCTTCGCTCGACGGCCGCACCGGCCTCGCCAACGGCGTGAGCCAATGGATCACGGCCGAGGCCGCGCGCGCCGACGGCCACGCCTGGCGCGCCCGCGCCAGCGCGGTGCTGACGGGCGTCGGCACGGTGCTCGAGGACAACCCGCGCCTCGACGTGCGGCTGGTCGAGACGCCGCGCCAACCGCACCTGGTGATCGTCGACAGCCACCTGCAGACGCCGCCCGACGCTCACCTTTTCATAGCAGGCCGCGCGGTCTGGATCTACGCGGCGGCGCGCGACGAAGCCCGGGCCGCGGCGCTCGAGGCCCGCGGCGCCACGGTCAGCTGCCTGCCGAATGCGCACGGCAAGGTCGACCTGGGGGCGATGCTGCGCGACCTCGCGGCGCGCGGCGTCAACGAGCTGCACGTGGAATCGGGCCACAAGCTCAACGGCTCGCTGCTGCGCGAGGGCTGCGTCGACGAGTTGCTGGTCTACCTCGCGCCCAAGCTGATCGGCAGCGGCCTCGACATCGCGAGCCAGATCCACGCCGACGGACCGCTGGTCTCGCTGGCGGGAGCGCTGCCGCTGGAATTCCGCTCGGCCGACCGGATCGGGCCCGACCTGCGGATCGTGGCGCGCGTGGCCGGCCGGGACGCCTTCTGA
- a CDS encoding riboflavin synthase has translation MFTGIITGVGRIAAIHDLGSSSSHGKRLGIAAPDGYLDDVGLGDSIALNGACMTVTSFDPAQRLFTIDISAESLDKTAGLTEEGARINLEKALRASDRLGGHIVSGHVDGIGTVSRFEPVGESWELRVVAPQALARFLAYKGSITINGVSLTVNTVADAADGSSEISINLIPHTVQNTSLGDLRAGSRVNLEIDTVARYVERMLQAGVLQPARPATD, from the coding sequence ATGTTCACCGGAATCATCACCGGCGTGGGGCGTATCGCCGCCATCCACGACCTCGGCTCCTCCTCCTCCCACGGCAAGAGACTCGGCATCGCGGCGCCCGACGGCTACCTCGACGACGTCGGCCTCGGCGACAGCATCGCGCTCAACGGCGCCTGCATGACCGTCACCAGTTTCGACCCCGCGCAGAGGCTCTTCACCATCGACATCTCGGCCGAGTCGCTCGATAAAACAGCGGGCCTGACCGAGGAAGGTGCGCGCATCAACCTCGAGAAGGCGCTGCGCGCGAGCGACCGCCTCGGCGGCCACATCGTCTCGGGCCACGTCGACGGCATCGGTACCGTGAGCCGCTTCGAGCCCGTGGGCGAGAGCTGGGAGTTGCGCGTGGTCGCGCCGCAGGCGCTGGCGCGCTTCCTGGCCTACAAGGGCTCGATCACCATCAACGGCGTGAGCCTCACGGTCAACACCGTCGCCGACGCGGCCGACGGCAGCAGCGAGATCAGCATCAACCTGATCCCGCACACGGTGCAGAACACCTCGCTGGGCGACCTGCGCGCCGGCTCGCGCGTGAACCTCGAAATCGACACCGTGGCGCGCTACGTGGAGCGCATGCTCCAGGCCGGCGTGCTGCAGCCGGCCCGGCCGGCCACCGACTGA
- a CDS encoding PilW family protein translates to MTEHAGLGGRARQRGVSLVELMVALALGLVVVLAATLAFGGSRQLFVAESEARTVEESLRFAAFVVRRTVRQAGYADRVTGAAATSAGNDPLDLDIVGARNTRVGASGESYGRHHTRGVNDSDSLLVRFAGSSRTDDEGDATEADGTMVDCMGFAQPAPSAGTATPADRAWSIFHVAEAADGEPELYCKYRGDRRGSFRSEPLARGIEVFRVLFGRDLDGDGTPEQWLDAAQLDAAAAASSLGNAAWRQVVALRIGMVARSARPGHWPRPEETQLHPLGPEFPAVRFRPAADGRLRRVASFTVALRNSQREDAP, encoded by the coding sequence GTGACTGAGCATGCCGGGCTCGGAGGCCGCGCGCGGCAGCGCGGCGTTTCGCTGGTCGAGCTGATGGTCGCACTGGCGCTCGGCCTGGTGGTCGTGCTCGCGGCCACGCTCGCCTTTGGCGGCAGCCGGCAATTGTTCGTCGCCGAGTCCGAGGCCCGCACGGTGGAGGAGTCGCTGCGCTTCGCGGCCTTCGTCGTGCGGCGCACGGTGCGGCAGGCCGGCTATGCCGATCGCGTGACCGGCGCTGCGGCCACGTCCGCCGGGAACGATCCCCTCGACCTCGACATCGTCGGCGCGCGCAACACCCGCGTCGGCGCCAGCGGCGAAAGCTACGGGCGGCACCACACCCGCGGCGTGAACGACAGTGATTCGCTGCTGGTGCGCTTCGCCGGCAGCTCGCGCACCGACGACGAAGGCGATGCCACGGAAGCCGACGGCACCATGGTCGACTGCATGGGCTTCGCGCAGCCCGCGCCGAGCGCCGGCACCGCCACGCCGGCCGATCGGGCCTGGAGCATCTTCCATGTCGCCGAGGCGGCCGACGGGGAGCCCGAGCTCTATTGCAAATACCGCGGCGACCGGCGCGGCAGCTTCCGCTCCGAGCCGCTGGCGCGCGGCATCGAGGTGTTCCGCGTGCTGTTCGGGCGTGACCTCGATGGCGACGGCACGCCCGAGCAGTGGCTCGATGCCGCGCAGCTCGATGCGGCGGCGGCCGCGTCGTCGCTCGGCAATGCGGCCTGGCGCCAGGTGGTGGCGCTGCGCATCGGGATGGTGGCGCGCAGCGCACGGCCGGGTCACTGGCCCCGGCCCGAGGAGACGCAGTTGCATCCGCTCGGCCCCGAGTTCCCGGCGGTCCGCTTCCGGCCGGCGGCCGACGGGCGGCTGCGGCGTGTCGCGAGCTTCACGGTGGCGCTGCGCAACAGCCAGCGCGAGGACGCGCCATGA